CTCGTGACCCCCGGCATCGCGTTCCGGGGGCTCACGCCCCCCAGCGTCGTCGGCCGCGTCGAGATCGGCGTGAGCCGCGAGGGGCCGGCCATCTTTGTCGGCCTCGATTACCCGTTCTAGCGCCGTGCCGATACCCGTCGCCGCTCGGCGTCCTCGGCCCGCGGCGCGCGGACCCCGGCTTTGCCCTCGGGGGAGGCAGGCCCGCGAGGGAGCTTCTGATGGCTGAGACCATCCTGGTCACGGGCGGCACGGGGTTCGTCGGCCTGAACCTCGTGCGCGAGCTGGTCAGGACGGGCGCCCCGGTCCGCGTCCTCGCTCGTCCCACCAGCAAGCTGGCCCCGTTGCACGCAGCCCTCGGCGACCGACAGGTCGAGATCGTCACCGGCGACCTCCTCGATCCGGCCTCTCTCGGGCCGGCCCTGGCCGGGGTGGCCGTCCTCTATCACGTCGCCGCCGACTACCGGTTGTGGGCCCCGGACCCGAGCGTCCTCTACCGTGTCAACGTGGACGGAACGCGCGCCCTGCTCGCCGCCGCGGAGGCGGCCGGGGTACGACGGATCGTATACACGTCCAGCGTCGGAACCCTGGGGATCCCGGGGGATGGGATGGCCGGCACCGAGACCACGCCGGTCGGCCTCGAGGACATGGTCGGCGACTACAAGCGCTCCAAGTTCCTGGCCGAGCGCGAGGCGTCGGCCGCGGCCGCCCGGGGGCTTCCGGTGGTCATCGTCAATCCGTCGGCACCGGTCGGCCCCTGGGACTGGAAGCCGACCCCCACCGGCAAGATGCTGGTGGACTACCTCCGGGGGAGGATGTTCGCCTACCTCGACACCGGGCTCAACGTGGTCCACGTGCGCGACGTCGCCCGCGGCCACATCCTGGCCGCCGAGCGCGGCCGCGTCGGTGAGCGCTACATCCTCGGTCACGCGGCGGGGAACCTGGGACTGCGGGAGATCTTCGAGCGGCTCGCGCCGCACACGGGGATCCCGGCGCCGCGCTGGCGCCTTCCCCACGCGGCGGCGCTCGTCATGGCCGGCGCCTTCGAGGGGCTCTCCCGTATCACTCGCCGCGAGCCGCTGGCCTCGCGCACCGCCGTACGGATGGCCGCCAAGCGGATGTTCTTCGACCCGGCCAAGGCGATCCGCGAGCTCGGCCTGCCCCAGACCCCCGTGGACGAGGCCCTCCGGGACGCCGTCGACTGGTTCTGGGCCCACGGATACGCGCGGCGGCGGGTGCGGAGCGCCTGAGGGCGCC
This window of the Candidatus Methylomirabilota bacterium genome carries:
- the hpnA gene encoding hopanoid-associated sugar epimerase is translated as MAETILVTGGTGFVGLNLVRELVRTGAPVRVLARPTSKLAPLHAALGDRQVEIVTGDLLDPASLGPALAGVAVLYHVAADYRLWAPDPSVLYRVNVDGTRALLAAAEAAGVRRIVYTSSVGTLGIPGDGMAGTETTPVGLEDMVGDYKRSKFLAEREASAAAARGLPVVIVNPSAPVGPWDWKPTPTGKMLVDYLRGRMFAYLDTGLNVVHVRDVARGHILAAERGRVGERYILGHAAGNLGLREIFERLAPHTGIPAPRWRLPHAAALVMAGAFEGLSRITRREPLASRTAVRMAAKRMFFDPAKAIRELGLPQTPVDEALRDAVDWFWAHGYARRRVRSA